The genomic stretch CGAGGCGGATATTGTTGGCGCGCACCACCCGGGCCCAGCGCTCGGCTTCGGTCTCGACGAAGCTTGCGAAACCCTCGCCGGAGACGGCCAGCACATCCATCCCCTGGCCCTCGACGCGGGTGCGGGTGTCCGGCTCGGCCAGGATGCGCGCGAGGGTGGCCGACATGCGCTCGCGGATCGCGGCGGGCACGGCGGCGGGGGCGAAGACGCCCCACCAGGTCGGTGCCTCGAAGCCCGCGATGCCCTGTTCCTGGAAGCTCGGCACGCCGGGCAGATCGCGCCAGGCGGTGGCGGTGGTCACCCCCAGGCCCTTGAGCGCGCCGTTGCGCACATGCGGCCCACCCACCGGCGCATTGGTGACAAAGAGCGGCACCTGGCCGGCCAAAGCATCGGCCAGGGCGGGCGCGCCGCCGCGATAGGGCACATGCGTCAGTTCCACACCGGCGAGGTTGCAGAGTTGCACCATCGCCACATGCATCATCGTCCCCACGCCCGCCGTGGCATAGGTGATGCTGCCCGGCGGCCGCGCGCGTGCGGCCGCCATCAGCTCCTGGAAGCTGCCCCAGGGGTTGGAGGGGTGCGAGGTGACCAGCAGCGGCCCGCGCCCGATCAGCATCACCGGCGCGAAATCCCGCCGCGCGTCATAGGGCAGGTTCATGATCGCGGGCGTGATGACCTGGCTGTCCTGCGCGATCAGCCAGGTGAGGCCATCCGGCGCGGCACGGGCGGCTTCGGCGGCACCCACCGTGCCGGTGGCGCCCGGCCGGTTCTCCACCACCACTGGCTGGCCCAGCAGCGCCTGAAGCCGGGGCTGCAGCAGCCGTGCCACGATATCCACCGAACCCCCCGGCGGCCAGCCAACGACCAGGCGCAGCGGCCGGCTGGGCCAGCCCTCCTGCGCCAGCGCCAATGACGGGGCGGCCAATGATGGGGCGGCCAAGAGGCCGAGCGTGAATCCGCGGCGCTGCATCCGGTTTTCC from Sediminicoccus sp. KRV36 encodes the following:
- a CDS encoding tripartite tricarboxylate transporter substrate-binding protein; this encodes MQRRGFTLGLLAAPSLAAPSLALAQEGWPSRPLRLVVGWPPGGSVDIVARLLQPRLQALLGQPVVVENRPGATGTVGAAEAARAAPDGLTWLIAQDSQVITPAIMNLPYDARRDFAPVMLIGRGPLLVTSHPSNPWGSFQELMAAARARPPGSITYATAGVGTMMHVAMVQLCNLAGVELTHVPYRGGAPALADALAGQVPLFVTNAPVGGPHVRNGALKGLGVTTATAWRDLPGVPSFQEQGIAGFEAPTWWGVFAPAAVPAAIRERMSATLARILAEPDTRTRVEGQGMDVLAVSGEGFASFVETEAERWARVVRANNIRLEG